Proteins from one Ketobacter alkanivorans genomic window:
- a CDS encoding ArsC family reductase produces MTTTLYGIPNCDTVKKARKWLDANGIEYRFHDFRKDGINESMIREWMKTQPLEILLNKRGTTWRQLPDDVKDSVDERCAVQLMVEHPAMIKRPVMVSGNNTSVGFKDQDFQAFFGL; encoded by the coding sequence ATGACCACCACCCTTTACGGCATACCCAATTGCGACACCGTCAAGAAGGCCCGCAAATGGCTGGACGCCAATGGCATCGAATACCGCTTTCATGACTTCCGCAAAGACGGCATCAACGAATCCATGATTCGTGAGTGGATGAAAACCCAGCCCCTGGAGATTCTGCTGAATAAGCGCGGCACCACCTGGCGCCAGCTCCCAGACGACGTAAAAGACAGCGTAGATGAACGCTGCGCCGTGCAATTAATGGTGGAACACCCCGCCATGATCAAACGCCCGGTCATGGTCAGCGGCAACAACACCAGCGTTGGCTTTAAAGATCAGGATTTCCAGGCTTTTTTCGGCCTGTAG
- the dapE gene encoding succinyl-diaminopimelate desuccinylase: MSELSPTLELAKQLIARPSVTPDDCDCQNIMIERLSAIGFEVERLRFGEVDNFWARRGNQGPVLALAGHTDVVPTGPVENWDHHPFEPVIENGMLCGRGAADMKGSLAAMVTACERFVAKHPDHKGSIAFLITSDEEGPSINGTVKVVEHLEARNEKMDWCIVGEPSSSEKVGDVVKNGRRGSLGAKLNIKGIQGHVAYPHLARNPIHQVAPALNTLATAHWDNGNEFFPPTSFQISNINGGTGATNVIPGHVDVVFNFRFSTENTADSLKEKTHKILDDHGLEYDIEWTLFGMPFITGHGDLVQAVISAIRTEANVEPELSTSGGTSDGRFIAPTGTQVIELGPCNATIHKLNERIKADDLDILTGVYEQIMVNLLASDL; encoded by the coding sequence ATGTCCGAACTGTCCCCCACCCTTGAACTGGCCAAGCAACTGATCGCCCGGCCATCCGTCACCCCGGATGATTGCGACTGCCAGAACATCATGATTGAACGCCTGAGCGCCATCGGTTTCGAGGTGGAACGCCTGCGCTTCGGTGAGGTGGACAACTTTTGGGCTCGTCGCGGCAACCAAGGCCCCGTGCTGGCGCTGGCCGGGCACACCGATGTGGTCCCCACAGGTCCGGTGGAAAACTGGGATCACCACCCTTTTGAACCTGTCATCGAAAACGGGATGCTGTGTGGCCGGGGCGCCGCCGACATGAAAGGCAGCCTGGCAGCCATGGTGACAGCCTGTGAGCGTTTTGTAGCAAAGCACCCAGACCACAAGGGATCCATTGCGTTTCTTATCACCAGCGACGAAGAAGGCCCCTCCATCAACGGCACAGTCAAAGTAGTGGAGCACCTGGAAGCCCGCAACGAAAAAATGGACTGGTGCATTGTTGGCGAGCCATCCAGCTCGGAGAAAGTCGGCGATGTGGTTAAAAATGGTCGCCGTGGCTCGCTGGGGGCCAAACTGAACATCAAAGGTATTCAAGGACACGTTGCCTATCCGCATCTGGCCCGTAACCCCATCCATCAGGTAGCGCCGGCATTGAACACCCTAGCCACCGCCCACTGGGATAACGGCAATGAATTCTTTCCTCCCACCTCGTTCCAGATCTCAAACATCAATGGCGGCACAGGTGCGACCAACGTCATTCCAGGCCATGTGGACGTGGTGTTCAACTTCCGCTTCTCCACCGAGAACACCGCCGACTCCCTGAAAGAAAAAACCCATAAGATTCTCGATGACCACGGCCTGGAATACGACATCGAATGGACCCTGTTCGGCATGCCCTTTATCACCGGCCATGGCGACCTGGTGCAAGCAGTGATCAGCGCTATTCGCACTGAGGCCAATGTAGAGCCGGAGCTGTCCACATCCGGAGGCACCTCCGATGGGCGTTTTATTGCGCCCACAGGCACTCAGGTAATTGAACTGGGGCCCTGCAACGCCACCATCCATAAACTGAACGAGCGCATTAAAGCCGATGATCTCGACATCCTTACCGGTGTCTACGAACAAATCATGGTAAATTTGCTGGCATCGGACCTGTAG
- a CDS encoding oxygenase MpaB family protein: protein MASVQPVTRDQLIAQLEEMKGQVINPAAGIFGPDSMFWRVIRHSASFVGAGRAVLLQTAHPWVANGVKQHSRTLDDPLGRFRGTFTNVFAMVFGNLDQVVNSSLKVHDIHRKIVGKVEEASGAFADGSRYMANEVNAMIWVHATLWEGAVKMYEMFVGPLTAEEKERYYQESKMFAYLFGIPEQALPPNWNEFLEYNEQMWYSDQLSVQAAAQEIGGFLFTFSPILKPVLNRYEIITSLLLPEPIREQYGMTPDTPRSRQLFERNIRLIKRVYPHLPNHLKYLPPYIEAQRRLKGKHTPGLVTGTLNKLILGQSALVSA, encoded by the coding sequence ATGGCCTCGGTTCAGCCGGTCACGCGGGATCAATTGATTGCACAGTTGGAAGAAATGAAGGGGCAGGTAATAAACCCCGCTGCGGGCATTTTTGGGCCTGACAGCATGTTCTGGCGTGTGATTCGTCACTCCGCCAGTTTTGTTGGAGCGGGGCGTGCGGTGTTGTTGCAAACGGCTCATCCCTGGGTTGCCAATGGCGTTAAGCAGCATTCCCGTACCTTGGATGATCCTCTGGGGCGTTTTCGCGGCACCTTTACCAATGTGTTTGCCATGGTGTTTGGCAATTTAGATCAAGTGGTTAACAGCTCTCTTAAAGTGCACGACATTCATCGCAAAATTGTCGGCAAGGTCGAGGAGGCGTCGGGTGCCTTTGCCGATGGCAGTCGCTATATGGCCAATGAAGTGAATGCCATGATCTGGGTGCACGCAACATTGTGGGAGGGGGCGGTGAAAATGTATGAAATGTTTGTCGGCCCGCTTACCGCAGAAGAGAAGGAGCGTTATTACCAGGAATCGAAAATGTTCGCTTATCTGTTTGGCATTCCAGAGCAAGCCTTGCCCCCGAACTGGAATGAGTTTTTGGAATACAACGAGCAAATGTGGTATTCCGATCAGCTCAGTGTACAGGCAGCGGCGCAAGAGATCGGTGGGTTTCTGTTTACCTTCAGCCCCATATTGAAGCCTGTACTGAATCGTTATGAGATCATTACGTCGCTGTTGTTGCCGGAGCCAATCCGTGAGCAGTATGGGATGACACCCGATACTCCAAGGAGTCGTCAATTATTTGAGCGTAACATCCGGTTGATTAAGCGGGTTTATCCTCACCTGCCCAATCACCTCAAGTATTTGCCCCCTTATATCGAAGCTCAGCGCCGTCTTAAGGGAAAGCATACCCCAGGCTTGGTGACCGGAACCCTCAACAAGTTGATTCTGGGGCAGTCTGCGCTAGTGTCCGCTTAA
- a CDS encoding O-methyltransferase has translation MSNTPTLDLRAIYGYVQEQSIRDDALLQSLRQETAKDEMARMQIAPEQGQFMALLVKLIDARRIIEVGTFTGYSSLCMARALPQDGELICCDVNEDWTNIAKQYWQQAGVQQKIKLVLAPAADTLQSLLDEGGAGKFDLAFIDADKENYDRYYEQCLELIRPNGLILLDNMLWSGRVADESCVDVDTEALRALNKKLKNDQRIDLSLLTIADGISLIRKR, from the coding sequence ATGTCCAACACCCCCACCCTGGATCTACGCGCAATCTACGGCTACGTACAGGAGCAATCCATTCGGGATGACGCCCTGTTGCAAAGCTTGCGACAGGAGACAGCGAAAGACGAAATGGCTCGCATGCAAATCGCACCGGAACAGGGTCAGTTTATGGCTTTGCTGGTAAAACTGATTGATGCACGCCGCATCATTGAAGTGGGCACCTTCACAGGCTACAGCAGCCTGTGTATGGCCAGAGCCCTGCCACAAGATGGTGAGTTGATTTGCTGTGACGTCAATGAGGATTGGACCAACATCGCCAAACAGTACTGGCAACAAGCAGGCGTGCAACAGAAAATAAAACTGGTGCTGGCACCGGCAGCCGATACATTGCAATCACTGCTGGATGAAGGTGGCGCAGGCAAGTTTGACTTAGCCTTTATCGACGCCGACAAAGAAAATTATGACCGTTACTATGAGCAATGCCTGGAGCTGATTCGACCCAACGGACTCATCCTGCTGGACAACATGTTATGGAGCGGAAGGGTCGCCGATGAGAGTTGTGTGGACGTGGACACGGAAGCTCTGAGAGCGTTGAATAAAAAGCTGAAAAACGATCAGAGGATAGACCTGAGCCTGCTGACTATCGCCGATGGAATCAGCCTGATCAGAAAGCGATAA